Proteins from a genomic interval of Polyangia bacterium:
- a CDS encoding methyltransferase domain-containing protein, whose translation MSAKTNLPPALISPRGVARVRAGHPWVFRQDVLRGPETDAGSGGPSLVAVQDGRGKSLGVATWAATAKLALRMITGGAFGVDDDLAADHLVALVSRRLDTALARRTGMKLDRDAYRIAHAESDGLPGLFVDRYADAAVIQTTSVAMNAARPAIAQLVADKLGVRVVVARDDGSMRDFEDLPRFSGVVAGGGATRVVYRLGENQLEADLLTDGKTGGFLDQADNHVAVAALAPPGARALDAFTYHGGFALALGRRGGAVLATDEDPSAADRARANAQRNGLGNVEVRAANAFDLLRELESQRARFDVVVLDPPALAKRAASGAGLLAADRGYKELILRGARLTEAGGYLVACSCSGRVTRAHWDELCADALGDSGRAAQIVARLGASADHPELIGVPETGHLKTWILRVL comes from the coding sequence ATGTCGGCGAAGACGAACCTGCCTCCGGCCTTGATTTCCCCGCGCGGGGTGGCGCGCGTGCGGGCCGGCCACCCGTGGGTCTTTCGCCAGGACGTGCTGCGCGGCCCCGAAACCGACGCTGGCAGCGGGGGTCCCTCGCTGGTGGCGGTTCAGGACGGCCGCGGCAAGTCCCTGGGCGTGGCCACCTGGGCGGCGACGGCCAAGCTGGCGTTGCGGATGATCACCGGGGGCGCCTTTGGCGTCGACGACGACTTGGCCGCGGACCATCTGGTCGCGCTGGTCAGCCGGCGCCTGGACACCGCCCTCGCCCGGCGCACCGGGATGAAGCTCGACCGCGACGCCTATCGCATCGCGCACGCCGAAAGCGACGGCCTTCCTGGATTGTTCGTCGATCGCTATGCCGACGCGGCGGTCATTCAGACCACGTCGGTGGCGATGAACGCCGCCCGCCCGGCCATCGCGCAGCTGGTGGCTGACAAGCTGGGCGTCCGGGTGGTGGTGGCGCGCGACGACGGATCGATGCGCGACTTTGAAGACCTGCCACGTTTCTCGGGCGTCGTCGCCGGGGGCGGCGCCACGCGGGTGGTCTATCGCCTGGGCGAAAATCAGCTCGAGGCGGATCTGCTCACCGACGGAAAAACTGGCGGTTTTCTTGACCAGGCGGACAACCATGTGGCGGTGGCCGCGCTGGCCCCGCCGGGCGCCCGGGCCCTGGACGCCTTCACCTACCACGGCGGTTTCGCGCTGGCCCTCGGCCGGCGCGGCGGCGCGGTGCTGGCCACCGACGAGGATCCGTCCGCCGCCGACCGGGCCCGCGCCAACGCCCAACGCAACGGCCTTGGAAACGTCGAGGTGCGCGCCGCCAACGCCTTCGATCTGCTGCGCGAGCTGGAATCGCAGCGCGCCCGTTTCGACGTGGTCGTGCTGGATCCACCGGCGCTGGCCAAACGCGCCGCCAGCGGCGCCGGCCTTCTCGCCGCCGATCGCGGGTACAAGGAACTCATCTTGCGGGGCGCCCGCCTGACCGAAGCCGGCGGCTACCTGGTGGCCTGTTCCTGCTCGGGCCGGGTCACGCGCGCGCACTGGGACGAGCTTTGCGCCGACGCGCTCGGGGATTCGGGGCGCGCGGCACAGATCGTGGCGCGCCTCGGGGCCAGCGCCGATCACCCCGAGTTGATCGGCGTGCCCGAGACTGGCCACCTCAAGACTTGGATCCTCCGCGTCCTTTGA
- a CDS encoding aminopeptidase P N-terminal domain-containing protein, whose protein sequence is MNHMAYELHAARRARLAEILGPRTALVLFSPPERLRNGDVHHKFRQDSDILYLTGFEEPGAVVVLRPGHETASFVMFVRPRNPSEETWTGRRAGVQGARDVFGASAAYAADELDTRLPDVVSGVEELHYHIGRDAEVDERMVRLLATLRGRERRGPHAPVKIIDARLSVHEMRLFKTPPELAIQRRAADITAEAHIAAMRAARPGVNEYEIEALIDYTFRRKGGFGPGYPSIVGGGVNATILHYVENKALLREGDLLLVDAGCEVDGFTADVTRTFPVGGRFSEPQRRVYEAVLEAQLEAIAATKAGATLEAIHAGVVESLTRKMVALGLLSGEVPQLIESGAYKAYYMHRTSHWLGMDVHDVGFYSLEGAARALEPGMVLTIEPGLYIAPDDEKAPIEYRGIGVRIEDDLVVTPDGNEILTAGTPKSVAEMETLTR, encoded by the coding sequence ATGAACCACATGGCTTACGAGCTTCACGCCGCCCGCCGGGCGCGCCTGGCAGAAATTTTGGGCCCGCGAACGGCGCTGGTCTTGTTTTCGCCGCCCGAGCGCCTGCGCAACGGCGACGTCCACCACAAGTTTCGCCAGGACAGCGACATCCTTTATCTGACCGGCTTTGAAGAGCCGGGCGCGGTGGTGGTGCTGCGGCCGGGGCACGAGACGGCGTCGTTCGTGATGTTCGTGCGGCCACGCAACCCCAGCGAGGAGACCTGGACCGGCCGGCGTGCTGGTGTCCAAGGCGCGCGCGACGTCTTCGGGGCCAGCGCGGCGTACGCAGCCGACGAGCTAGACACGCGGCTGCCCGACGTGGTTTCTGGCGTCGAGGAGCTGCACTATCACATCGGCCGCGACGCCGAGGTGGACGAACGCATGGTGCGCCTTTTGGCCACGCTGCGCGGGCGCGAGCGGCGCGGGCCGCACGCGCCGGTGAAGATCATCGACGCGCGTCTGTCCGTTCACGAGATGCGTCTTTTCAAGACGCCGCCTGAGCTGGCCATCCAGCGGCGCGCCGCCGACATCACCGCCGAGGCGCACATCGCCGCCATGCGCGCCGCCCGTCCTGGCGTGAACGAATACGAGATCGAGGCGCTGATCGATTACACCTTCCGCCGCAAGGGCGGCTTCGGTCCCGGTTATCCCAGCATCGTGGGCGGCGGCGTGAACGCCACCATCCTTCACTATGTCGAGAACAAGGCCCTACTGCGCGAGGGCGACCTGTTGCTGGTCGACGCCGGCTGCGAGGTGGACGGCTTCACGGCCGACGTCACGCGGACGTTTCCCGTCGGCGGGCGCTTCTCGGAACCGCAGCGCCGCGTGTACGAAGCGGTGCTGGAGGCGCAGCTGGAAGCCATCGCCGCCACCAAGGCGGGCGCTACCCTGGAGGCGATCCACGCCGGCGTGGTCGAGTCATTGACGCGCAAGATGGTCGCGCTGGGTTTGCTCAGCGGCGAGGTGCCGCAGCTGATCGAGAGTGGCGCGTACAAGGCGTATTACATGCACCGCACCAGCCACTGGCTGGGGATGGACGTACACGACGTGGGCTTTTACTCGCTGGAGGGCGCCGCGCGGGCCCTGGAGCCGGGCATGGTGCTGACCATCGAGCCCGGTTTGTACATCGCGCCCGACGACGAAAAGGCGCCGATCGAATACCGCGGCATCGGCGTGCGCATCGAGGACGATCTGGTCGTCACTCCCGACGGCAACGAGATCTTGACCGCCGGCACGCCCAAGTCCGTCGCCGAAATGGAAACGCTGACCCGCTAG